From Acidihalobacter aeolianus, a single genomic window includes:
- a CDS encoding ABC transporter substrate-binding protein — translation MTDRKTSDSDGFGSTGRGGITRRDFLKAGATVAAAQTLGLGSPSAWAAGDAVRIGVLNPSTGTYAELGRNQTRGAEMAAAEINARGGVLGRKLDLIVTDTASKTGLAVSKAHQLVKQHGAHFLQGTVSSAVSEAIEQASREMGVLFVDSGGHATPVTGKQCTWSTFRVCTTTYMLAAGIAETLMQKYGKRWYFLTPNYAFGLTEQAAFERILKAHGGTVLGAALAPLGTTDFSAYLIQAQAAKPDCLIILQAGDDLVHALTQVNQFGLQKKFGVAGGMMELEVLQALPAAARVGDWSFEWWWDQPNVPEVKSFVERYRKRNGGKYPTARSWFGYVATHAIAQAADEAKSLDSVKVSRALAGLTLPVDVGLQPAKLQFRASDHQLMSGIFAGGVKAGGHYPDLFQVEKYEPGASIAQSATEKGCHMTYPS, via the coding sequence ATGACCGATCGCAAGACGTCGGACTCCGACGGCTTTGGCAGCACTGGGCGCGGCGGAATCACGCGGCGCGACTTTCTCAAGGCCGGTGCCACGGTGGCTGCCGCCCAGACCCTGGGCCTGGGCTCGCCCAGCGCTTGGGCGGCAGGCGATGCGGTGCGCATCGGCGTGCTCAATCCATCTACGGGTACGTATGCCGAACTGGGCCGCAACCAGACCCGCGGTGCCGAGATGGCGGCCGCCGAGATCAACGCACGTGGCGGCGTCCTCGGGCGCAAGCTCGATCTGATCGTCACCGACACCGCGTCGAAAACGGGGCTGGCGGTATCCAAGGCACATCAGCTGGTCAAGCAGCACGGCGCGCACTTTCTCCAGGGCACCGTGTCCTCGGCCGTGTCCGAGGCGATCGAGCAGGCCAGCCGCGAAATGGGCGTGCTGTTCGTCGATTCCGGCGGACACGCCACCCCGGTGACCGGCAAGCAGTGCACCTGGAGTACCTTCCGCGTGTGCACCACCACCTACATGCTGGCCGCGGGCATCGCCGAGACCCTGATGCAGAAGTACGGCAAGCGCTGGTACTTCCTGACCCCGAACTATGCCTTCGGTCTGACCGAGCAGGCGGCCTTCGAGCGCATCCTCAAGGCGCACGGCGGTACCGTCCTCGGCGCCGCGCTGGCGCCGCTCGGCACCACCGACTTCTCCGCCTACCTGATCCAGGCGCAGGCCGCCAAGCCCGACTGCCTGATCATCCTGCAGGCCGGCGACGATCTGGTGCATGCACTGACCCAGGTGAACCAGTTCGGTCTGCAGAAGAAGTTCGGCGTGGCCGGCGGCATGATGGAGCTCGAGGTGCTGCAGGCCCTGCCCGCGGCCGCCCGCGTCGGCGACTGGAGCTTCGAGTGGTGGTGGGATCAGCCCAACGTGCCCGAGGTGAAGTCCTTCGTCGAGCGTTACCGCAAGCGTAACGGCGGCAAGTACCCGACGGCGCGCAGCTGGTTCGGCTATGTGGCCACGCATGCCATCGCGCAAGCCGCGGACGAGGCCAAGTCGCTCGATTCGGTGAAGGTCTCGCGTGCCCTGGCCGGTCTCACCCTGCCGGTCGATGTCGGCCTGCAGCCGGCCAAGCTGCAGTTCCGCGCCTCCGATCACCAGCTGATGTCCGGCATCTTCGCCGGCGGGGTGAAGGCCGGTGGCCATTATCCAGACCTGTTCCAGGTCGAGAAGTATGAACCGGGGGCGAGCATTGCGCAGAGCGCCACCGAGAAGGGTTGCCATATGACCTACCCCAGCTGA
- a CDS encoding branched-chain amino acid ABC transporter permease: MELILFDVLNGLLLGVFYALMALGLSLILGLNRVINFAHGGFLALAGYLAYSLLPYLGFAGVLIVAPLLAALLGVLVERVLIRPLYGRDPLFSLLLTFGLVLVMQDLIRTIWGAQGLPLQTPAFLQSALSQTYFFITGYRVLILVIAVAFALGLLAFLRYTRVGLRILAGASDLDTVSALGVSIYQLRALSFAAGIFLAGVAGVLAAGWQGLSPQMGDSLIMPSFVAIIVGGVGSLLGSLLGGLLIGVASGITSAFYPQASELVIYVIMAVVLAIRPRGLLGKESIFG; the protein is encoded by the coding sequence GTGGAACTGATCCTTTTCGATGTGCTCAACGGCCTGCTGCTGGGCGTGTTCTATGCACTGATGGCGCTGGGGCTGTCGTTGATCCTCGGGCTCAACCGGGTGATCAACTTCGCCCACGGCGGCTTCCTCGCACTGGCCGGCTACCTCGCCTACAGCCTGCTGCCGTATCTCGGCTTCGCCGGCGTGCTCATCGTGGCGCCGCTGCTCGCGGCGCTGCTCGGGGTGCTGGTGGAGCGGGTGCTGATCCGGCCGCTGTACGGCAGGGACCCGCTGTTCAGCCTGCTGCTGACCTTCGGGCTGGTGCTGGTGATGCAGGATCTGATCCGCACCATCTGGGGGGCGCAGGGCCTGCCCCTGCAAACCCCGGCATTCCTGCAGAGCGCGCTCAGCCAGACCTACTTCTTCATCACCGGCTACCGGGTACTGATCCTGGTGATCGCAGTGGCGTTCGCGCTGGGACTGCTGGCCTTCCTGCGCTACACCCGCGTGGGACTCCGCATCCTGGCAGGGGCATCGGACCTGGATACGGTGTCCGCGCTCGGGGTGAGCATCTACCAGCTGCGCGCCCTGAGCTTCGCCGCCGGCATCTTTCTCGCCGGCGTGGCCGGGGTGCTCGCCGCCGGCTGGCAGGGGCTCAGCCCGCAGATGGGCGACAGCCTGATCATGCCGAGCTTCGTCGCCATCATCGTCGGCGGCGTCGGCAGCCTGCTCGGCAGCCTGTTGGGCGGCCTGCTGATCGGCGTGGCTTCGGGCATCACCTCCGCCTTCTATCCGCAGGCCAGCGAGCTGGTCATCTACGTGATCATGGCGGTGGTACTGGCGATTCGCCCGCGCGGGCTGTTGGGCAAGGAGAGTATCTTCGGATGA
- a CDS encoding branched-chain amino acid ABC transporter permease codes for MSATQSVNRATNPGNAGGESAANRRLAVPAIIWVALLTVPVWFPWLGGYNLLATRALTLGLAAMGLNLLLGTSGALSFGQAAFFGLGGYAAGETLMHLAPSTPLAILMGIVVGGLAAGLLGPIAVRLRGIYFSMITIAFGQAFYFIVVNWNGFTGGEDGLLGFNRQPIDLGNFALKLDSVQYYYLVLLCFAVVAGLIALLLRSPLGHAFIAVRENERRLNFLGVGARNLLWIAFTLSGMIGGLAGALYALLNNFISPAALHWTLSGDFVMMCVLGGMRSFWGPLLGAIVYVLAENFLSSYTDNWMTALGIMFILIVLFFPKGLLGMLRTQVKS; via the coding sequence ATGAGCGCGACGCAGAGTGTGAACCGGGCAACGAATCCCGGAAACGCGGGCGGGGAATCCGCCGCCAACCGTCGGCTCGCGGTACCGGCGATCATCTGGGTAGCCCTGCTCACGGTGCCGGTCTGGTTTCCCTGGCTAGGCGGTTACAATCTGCTCGCCACGCGTGCGCTGACCCTGGGGCTCGCGGCCATGGGCCTGAACCTGCTGCTCGGTACCTCCGGGGCGCTGTCCTTCGGTCAGGCGGCGTTCTTCGGACTCGGCGGCTATGCCGCCGGCGAGACGCTGATGCATCTCGCGCCGAGCACGCCGCTCGCGATCCTCATGGGCATCGTGGTCGGCGGGCTGGCCGCCGGCCTGCTGGGGCCGATCGCAGTGCGTCTGCGCGGCATCTACTTCTCGATGATCACCATCGCCTTCGGGCAGGCCTTCTATTTCATCGTGGTGAACTGGAACGGTTTCACCGGCGGCGAGGACGGCCTGCTCGGCTTCAACCGCCAGCCGATCGACCTCGGAAATTTCGCGCTCAAGCTCGACAGCGTGCAGTACTACTACCTCGTTCTGCTGTGTTTCGCGGTGGTGGCCGGACTGATCGCGCTGCTGCTGCGCTCGCCGTTGGGGCATGCGTTCATCGCCGTGCGCGAGAACGAGCGACGGCTGAACTTCCTCGGCGTCGGCGCTCGCAACCTGTTGTGGATCGCCTTCACCCTGTCCGGCATGATCGGCGGGCTGGCCGGCGCGCTCTATGCCCTGCTCAACAACTTCATCTCGCCGGCCGCGCTGCATTGGACCCTCTCCGGCGACTTCGTGATGATGTGCGTGCTCGGCGGCATGCGCAGTTTCTGGGGCCCCTTGCTCGGCGCGATCGTCTACGTGCTGGCCGAAAACTTCCTCAGCTCCTACACCGACAACTGGATGACGGCGCTGGGCATCATGTTCATCCTCATCGTGCTGTTCTTCCCCAAGGGCCTGCTCGGCATGCTGCGCACGCAGGTGAAGTCGTGA
- a CDS encoding ABC transporter ATP-binding protein: MSALLNVHEVSKRFGQLQALGGINLKVDKGEIRALLGPNGAGKTTLFNLISGMFVPSEGSIHFDGVEISHQSVEQRVRTGIVRTFQITEVFKELNVYENLRIAVEAEMGTSLRPWISRAQRQDVRRRLDELLEATQLGGKAEREVGELAHGDQRVVEVAMALAMDPRLLLLDEPTAGMSDHETDHMVELIKRLHQTFDLTVLFVEHDMHLVFNLAHRITVLDNGCLLAEGTPREIADNERVQEAYLGSSTI, encoded by the coding sequence GTGAGCGCCCTGCTCAACGTCCACGAGGTGTCCAAGCGCTTCGGCCAGCTGCAGGCACTCGGCGGGATCAACCTCAAGGTCGACAAGGGCGAGATCCGCGCCCTGCTCGGCCCCAACGGTGCGGGCAAGACGACCCTGTTCAATCTGATCAGCGGCATGTTCGTGCCCAGCGAGGGGTCGATTCACTTCGACGGCGTCGAAATCAGCCACCAGAGCGTCGAGCAGCGCGTGCGTACCGGCATCGTGCGTACCTTCCAGATCACCGAGGTGTTCAAGGAACTGAACGTCTACGAGAACCTGCGCATCGCAGTGGAGGCGGAAATGGGCACCAGTCTGCGGCCCTGGATTTCGCGTGCGCAGCGACAGGATGTCCGGCGCCGGCTCGACGAGCTGCTCGAGGCCACCCAGTTGGGAGGCAAGGCCGAGCGCGAGGTGGGCGAACTGGCGCACGGCGATCAGCGCGTGGTCGAGGTAGCGATGGCGTTGGCCATGGACCCGCGCCTGTTGTTGCTGGACGAACCGACCGCGGGCATGAGCGACCATGAGACCGATCACATGGTCGAGCTGATCAAGCGCCTGCACCAGACCTTCGATCTCACCGTGCTGTTCGTCGAGCACGACATGCATCTGGTGTTCAATCTTGCGCACCGCATCACCGTGCTCGACAACGGCTGTCTGCTCGCCGAAGGCACGCCGCGCGAGATCGCGGACAACGAGCGCGTGCAGGAAGCCTATCTGGGAAGCAGCACGATATGA
- a CDS encoding ABC transporter ATP-binding protein has product MSEQNLLRTEGLHVFYGKSHILHGVSLEVNRGEVVCLLGRNGAGKTTTIKGIMGLAARAQGSVTIAGKRAERLPPHGVARLGVGYVPEGRKIFPHLTVEENLAVPVGRPGRWNLNEIYKFFPRLHERRRHPGGMLSGGEQEMLAVGRALITNPDLFIMDEPSQGLAPKIVQEIYGLIRDMVQEGQAVLLAEQNAFMALEVSSRAYVIDNGRIVFDGAAGELLADRERVRALAGASI; this is encoded by the coding sequence ATGAGCGAACAGAACCTACTGCGGACCGAGGGTCTGCACGTCTTCTACGGCAAGAGCCACATCCTCCACGGCGTGTCCCTGGAGGTGAATCGCGGCGAGGTGGTGTGCCTGCTGGGCCGCAACGGCGCCGGCAAGACCACCACCATCAAGGGGATCATGGGGCTTGCGGCGCGTGCTCAGGGCAGCGTCACCATCGCCGGCAAGCGCGCCGAGCGCCTGCCGCCGCACGGCGTGGCGAGGCTCGGCGTCGGCTACGTCCCGGAGGGGCGCAAGATATTCCCCCATCTGACCGTGGAGGAAAACCTCGCGGTGCCGGTGGGTCGCCCGGGGCGCTGGAATCTGAACGAGATCTACAAGTTCTTTCCGCGCCTGCACGAGCGGCGGCGTCACCCTGGCGGCATGCTTTCAGGAGGCGAGCAGGAGATGCTCGCGGTCGGCCGCGCGCTGATCACCAACCCCGATCTGTTCATCATGGACGAACCCTCGCAGGGCCTCGCGCCCAAGATCGTGCAGGAGATCTATGGGCTGATCCGCGACATGGTGCAGGAAGGGCAGGCGGTGCTGCTGGCCGAGCAGAACGCCTTCATGGCGCTCGAAGTATCGAGTCGCGCCTATGTCATCGACAATGGCCGCATCGTATTCGACGGGGCTGCCGGCGAGCTGCTGGCGGACCGCGAGCGGGTCCGCGCCCTGGCCGGCGCCTCAATTTGA